One Ignavibacterium album JCM 16511 genomic region harbors:
- a CDS encoding FtsW/RodA/SpoVE family cell cycle protein — MKKLALTVFFDTLLLICLGLIIVLTASSTISAIKFSNSLYLFNSHLIRVLIALVAMIGFSFIPYEIYKSVSKPLILFAVGLLIFTLLFAPEIKGAGRWLSIAGITFQPADIAKFLLIIHLSAMLEKKSDYLYDFRNAFVPMFIWVVGIAGLILIQPNISNGLLIIAIALTMMFVGGIHFKHIFLSSATMALSGGAIAMIFSHSRQRILSFINSIINGGDMNLQVKQALVSLGSGGLLGVGIGNSKQNNLFLPEAYGDFIFAILGEQLGFIGSVAVILFYLVLFIAGILIAKKAQDKFGQLLAFGITFSIAIYAFVNIAVATGTFPTTGLPLPFISYGGTSIIFLSMGIGILINIAIMNSKKSKVVENDLSDKKISEK, encoded by the coding sequence ATGAAAAAGCTTGCGTTAACAGTATTCTTCGATACACTATTGTTGATTTGTCTTGGACTTATCATTGTGCTTACCGCAAGCAGCACAATAAGTGCAATTAAATTTTCTAATAGTCTTTACTTATTCAATTCGCATTTAATAAGGGTATTAATTGCTCTGGTAGCAATGATTGGCTTTAGTTTTATTCCTTATGAAATTTATAAATCTGTAAGCAAACCATTAATTCTGTTTGCTGTTGGACTATTGATATTCACATTATTATTTGCACCAGAAATAAAAGGAGCCGGAAGATGGTTAAGTATTGCGGGAATAACTTTTCAGCCGGCAGATATCGCTAAATTTCTTTTGATTATCCATCTGTCAGCAATGCTCGAAAAAAAATCCGATTACCTTTATGATTTCAGAAACGCCTTTGTGCCTATGTTCATCTGGGTTGTCGGTATTGCAGGATTGATTTTAATCCAACCTAATATCAGTAACGGACTGTTAATCATAGCAATTGCATTAACAATGATGTTCGTTGGTGGAATTCATTTCAAACATATCTTTTTATCATCTGCCACAATGGCTTTATCTGGTGGTGCTATTGCTATGATATTTTCTCACTCACGCCAAAGAATTTTATCATTCATAAATTCAATAATAAACGGCGGAGATATGAACCTTCAGGTTAAGCAGGCATTGGTAAGTCTTGGAAGCGGAGGATTGTTGGGTGTCGGAATTGGCAACAGCAAACAAAATAATTTATTTCTGCCGGAAGCTTATGGTGATTTTATCTTCGCAATTCTTGGAGAACAACTTGGTTTCATTGGTTCAGTTGCTGTGATCCTATTTTATCTTGTTTTATTTATTGCAGGTATTCTGATTGCAAAAAAAGCACAGGACAAATTCGGTCAGTTACTTGCATTCGGTATTACTTTTTCGATAGCTATTTATGCATTCGTAAATATTGCTGTTGCAACAGGAACTTTCCCAACCACAGGTTTACCTCTTCCTTTTATAAGCTATGGAGGAACATCAATTATCTTTTTAAGTATGGGAATTGGTATTCTTATAAACATTGCAATTATGAATTCGAAGAAATCCAAAGTTGTTGAAAATGATTTAAGCGATAAAAAAATCAGTGAGAAATAA
- a CDS encoding UDP-N-acetylmuramoyl-tripeptide--D-alanyl-D-alanine ligase — protein sequence MKKIKLTLNDFFNLPDAEIFNPDKFKDILSVSIDSRKIGKNCLFIAIKGERFDGHDFIKEVVKKKVSAVMINKNQLKRFSDLEIPIISVKDTTKSLGDVASVWRDKLNAKVIGITGSAGKTTTKEIIAAILSVRYRVHKTTGNNNNHIGVPLTLLNAKAKHQVLVVEQGTNHFGEIKYTALISRPDLALITNIGYSHIEFLKDRNGVLKEKSELLKIAVKNGGVAFINNDDDLLKKFGRKLKSKITFGFNDFSDYKAKLLDVDKSGRTTILISYGKKKFQARLPISGEQNAKNFLAAFAIAKELGLTDKQVLKGLKRIKSVSKRLEIKKFKDTVIINDSYNANPDSMKASLSLLSKIKPSYKKIAVLGDMFELGKHSKKLHSEIGWFINELKLNEVYTVGKFSENIFKSLNGRVPVKKHFSEKKNLIDSLRKSDLKKSVVLIKGSRGMKMEEIYSALEEKLK from the coding sequence ATGAAGAAAATTAAACTTACACTGAATGACTTTTTTAATCTGCCTGATGCAGAAATTTTTAATCCGGATAAATTCAAAGATATTCTCTCGGTTTCAATTGATTCGCGGAAAATCGGAAAGAACTGTCTTTTCATTGCAATCAAAGGCGAAAGATTTGACGGACACGATTTTATAAAAGAGGTTGTAAAGAAGAAAGTCTCAGCGGTGATGATAAATAAAAATCAACTTAAAAGATTTTCTGATCTTGAAATCCCTATCATTTCTGTGAAGGACACAACAAAATCTTTAGGTGATGTTGCCTCAGTTTGGAGAGATAAATTAAATGCTAAGGTTATTGGCATCACTGGAAGTGCTGGCAAGACTACAACAAAAGAAATTATTGCTGCAATTCTTTCTGTTCGTTACAGAGTTCACAAAACAACCGGAAATAATAATAATCATATTGGCGTGCCTTTAACATTGTTAAATGCAAAAGCAAAACATCAGGTGTTGGTTGTTGAACAGGGAACTAATCATTTCGGTGAGATAAAATATACTGCTTTAATTTCAAGACCGGACTTAGCGTTGATTACTAATATCGGTTATTCGCACATTGAATTTCTTAAGGATAGAAATGGCGTACTTAAAGAAAAATCGGAGTTATTGAAGATAGCTGTTAAAAATGGTGGAGTGGCATTCATTAATAATGATGACGATTTGTTAAAAAAATTTGGAAGAAAATTAAAAAGCAAAATAACTTTTGGTTTTAATGATTTTAGTGATTATAAGGCAAAATTATTGGATGTTGATAAGTCAGGCAGAACAACAATATTAATCAGTTATGGGAAGAAAAAATTTCAGGCAAGACTTCCAATCTCAGGTGAACAGAATGCTAAGAACTTTCTTGCCGCTTTTGCAATTGCAAAAGAACTTGGACTCACTGATAAGCAGGTTCTTAAAGGTTTAAAAAGAATAAAATCAGTAAGCAAGAGACTTGAAATTAAAAAATTCAAAGATACGGTCATCATCAATGATTCTTACAATGCAAATCCTGATTCGATGAAAGCTTCGCTTAGCTTGCTGAGCAAGATAAAACCATCTTACAAAAAAATAGCAGTGTTGGGTGATATGTTCGAACTTGGAAAGCACTCCAAAAAATTGCATTCTGAAATAGGTTGGTTTATAAATGAATTAAAGTTGAATGAAGTTTATACTGTCGGAAAGTTTTCCGAAAATATTTTCAAATCATTAAATGGGCGAGTTCCGGTTAAAAAACATTTTAGTGAAAAGAAAAATTTAATTGACTCATTAAGAAAAAGCGATTTGAAAAAATCAGTTGTTTTAATTAAAGGCTCGCGTGGGATGAAGATGGAAGAAATTTATTCAGCTTTGGAGGAAAAACTAAAGTAA
- the rsmH gene encoding 16S rRNA (cytosine(1402)-N(4))-methyltransferase RsmH has product MSNIHAPVLLNESVDLLITDKSGSYFDATLGFGGHSEAILQKLDSKGKLIATDVDENAFNYCKEKFKNDKRVSLYKFNFSMVDVIAKIESLQAFDGILADLGVSSFQLDDPDSGFTFRTETLLDLRMDKTKKQTAADAVNELSEEELSLIFRDYGEERNYKKIARAIVNNREIKKIKTTTDLKKIISEFTPVNYLTKTLSRVFQALRIYVNDELNMLKEFLERSVDVLKPGGRLVVISYHSLEDRIVKDFFRNESITTLSPKEDPFGLLSKSARLKILTKKPLLPSKEEVRRNRRARSAKLRAAERL; this is encoded by the coding sequence ATGAGTAATATTCATGCTCCGGTCCTACTTAACGAAAGTGTTGATCTTTTAATTACTGATAAGTCAGGTTCTTATTTCGATGCAACCTTAGGATTTGGCGGTCATTCCGAAGCCATCCTACAAAAGCTCGATTCAAAGGGGAAGTTAATTGCTACTGATGTTGATGAAAATGCCTTTAATTATTGTAAAGAAAAGTTCAAAAACGATAAGCGGGTTTCTCTTTATAAATTTAATTTCTCAATGGTGGATGTGATAGCTAAAATAGAATCTCTTCAGGCGTTTGATGGTATACTTGCAGATCTCGGAGTTTCTTCCTTTCAACTGGATGATCCGGATTCAGGTTTTACATTTCGTACAGAAACTTTGCTTGACCTGAGAATGGACAAAACTAAAAAACAAACTGCTGCTGATGCGGTTAATGAATTAAGCGAGGAAGAGTTATCACTGATTTTCAGAGACTACGGTGAAGAGAGAAATTATAAAAAAATTGCGCGGGCAATAGTTAATAACAGAGAGATAAAGAAAATCAAAACCACAACCGATTTGAAAAAAATTATTTCTGAATTTACTCCGGTTAATTATTTGACTAAAACATTATCACGAGTATTTCAGGCGCTCAGGATTTATGTAAATGATGAATTGAATATGCTAAAAGAATTTTTAGAAAGATCAGTTGATGTTCTAAAACCCGGCGGAAGATTAGTCGTAATTTCTTATCACTCTTTAGAAGATAGAATAGTAAAAGATTTTTTCAGAAATGAATCAATTACGACGCTAAGCCCGAAAGAAGATCCGTTTGGTTTACTAAGCAAATCTGCAAGATTGAAAATTCTGACGAAGAAACCTCTTCTTCCTTCGAAAGAAGAAGTTAGAAGAAACAGACGAGCCAGGAGTGCAAAATTAAGAGCTGCAGAAAGACTATGA
- a CDS encoding cell division protein FtsL produces the protein MSKSAKPLIFYVLFLIVIVTIFFIAVVVVKISYEETIRSKEEAERRLKTENQKQVSLQAEYQDVTAEDKIRFSASSQLGMIKRIEPSIVIKVPKEKIEEFENELNLKYE, from the coding sequence ATGAGTAAAAGTGCTAAACCTCTGATTTTTTATGTTCTGTTTTTAATTGTGATAGTTACAATTTTTTTTATAGCTGTGGTTGTCGTAAAGATTAGTTACGAAGAAACAATAAGGTCAAAAGAAGAAGCGGAGAGAAGATTGAAAACTGAAAACCAAAAACAAGTTAGTCTTCAGGCAGAATACCAGGATGTAACTGCAGAAGATAAAATCAGGTTCTCTGCATCCTCGCAGCTCGGAATGATTAAAAGAATCGAACCATCAATTGTTATCAAAGTTCCTAAAGAAAAAATAGAAGAATTTGAGAACGAGTTGAATCTGAAATATGAATAA
- the murD gene encoding UDP-N-acetylmuramoyl-L-alanine--D-glutamate ligase, with translation MEIKNKKISIIGAARSGIGAAKLAKKYGAVPFVSDSGTEEKLKSNLLTLKNSEIDFEIGEHTQRVYECDLMVVSPGVPSDAEVIKTAQSKKIKVISELEFASWFCKGTIVGITGTNGKTTTTSLCGYLFNECGVKTYVAGNIGLAFSEIADQVKENEFVSLEISSFQLDLIDKFNPKVAMILNITPDHLNRYENSVEKYALSKQRIYKNQTENEFLILNRDSELLNQYILQHKSKTFWYSTKEKVYDGCWLDTNRVVFSRNGNEEFSCNVNDILIRGEHNIQNAMAVIIAAKIFDFKNEKIIAALKTFRGVEHRLEFVKEIEGIKFINDSKATNIDSVIVALKSFDEPIFLILGGLDKGNDYSTIEELVIKKVQKIYAIGSSAEKIFNYFHNKVKTEIRKDLEEVVASALSEARAGDVVLLSPACASFDMFENYEHRGKVFKEIVNKI, from the coding sequence ATGGAAATAAAGAATAAAAAAATATCAATCATTGGAGCAGCAAGAAGTGGAATTGGTGCTGCAAAGTTAGCAAAGAAATATGGCGCTGTTCCATTTGTTAGTGATTCAGGCACAGAGGAAAAACTAAAATCAAATTTGTTGACTTTGAAAAATTCAGAGATAGATTTTGAAATCGGTGAACATACTCAGCGCGTTTATGAATGTGATTTGATGGTAGTATCACCCGGAGTTCCTTCTGATGCTGAAGTGATTAAAACAGCACAGTCAAAAAAAATTAAAGTTATAAGTGAATTGGAATTTGCTTCCTGGTTTTGTAAAGGAACCATAGTCGGTATCACCGGAACAAATGGCAAAACCACTACTACAAGTTTATGTGGTTATCTTTTCAATGAATGTGGTGTTAAAACTTATGTAGCTGGAAATATTGGACTCGCATTTTCAGAAATTGCAGATCAGGTTAAAGAAAATGAATTTGTCTCGCTCGAAATCTCTAGTTTTCAATTGGACTTGATTGATAAGTTCAATCCAAAAGTTGCAATGATATTAAACATTACTCCGGATCATCTTAACAGATATGAAAATAGTGTTGAGAAATATGCTTTATCAAAGCAACGTATTTATAAGAATCAAACTGAAAATGAATTTTTAATTCTAAATCGTGATAGTGAATTGCTAAATCAATACATACTTCAGCATAAGAGTAAAACATTTTGGTACTCGACTAAAGAAAAAGTATATGATGGTTGCTGGTTGGATACCAATCGTGTTGTGTTCAGCAGAAATGGAAATGAAGAATTTTCCTGCAATGTTAATGATATTTTAATTCGTGGTGAACATAATATTCAAAATGCAATGGCAGTAATTATCGCAGCAAAAATATTCGATTTCAAAAATGAAAAGATTATTGCGGCATTGAAGACCTTCAGAGGTGTTGAGCATCGCTTGGAATTTGTAAAAGAAATTGAAGGAATTAAATTCATTAATGATTCTAAAGCAACAAATATTGATTCAGTAATTGTTGCTTTGAAAAGTTTTGATGAACCAATTTTCCTCATTCTGGGTGGGCTTGATAAAGGTAACGATTACTCAACAATAGAAGAACTCGTAATTAAAAAAGTACAGAAGATTTATGCTATTGGTTCATCCGCAGAAAAAATATTCAATTACTTTCATAACAAAGTAAAAACAGAAATAAGGAAAGATCTTGAAGAAGTAGTTGCATCAGCATTAAGTGAAGCAAGAGCTGGTGATGTTGTTCTTTTATCGCCGGCTTGCGCGAGCTTCGATATGTTTGAAAACTACGAACATCGCGGAAAAGTTTTTAAGGAGATCGTAAACAAAATATGA
- a CDS encoding penicillin-binding protein, with translation MNNTRALIIIFAVFILVTVLVIRLANIQLIKSEEYSYYAVQQQTDVEKIEAEFGLIYDRENNLLVYNRNDVTFYADLTMIPKSKRELIAEKFSKALDKPESYFLNLLRGKKGTITLAKKVSSEQLKSLGEIKIPGLYYKDDPTRINHYGNLASHLLGYINKEHQPVSGISEYFKKDIEGIDGSRRIIKNAIGELVSIEENETQPAIAGSDLVLTINKDYQSVLEEELRKGLDKFKAHSATGIIMNPNTGEILALANVDDYDPNYYWQYNDFQRRNRAITDTYEPGSTFKPFSLAALLDRKLCRLDENLYLENGTYQFKNVKIRDTHPHKYLNVAEIIEQSSNIGIAKLVQRISDDDFYKYLRGFGFGNLTSIQLPGEAAGKLKKPNDWSKVSKAYMSFGYEISVTPLQLITAFSALINGGILYEPQLLLKRINHNGELEYEFEPKPIRRVLSEQTSIVMKNILRGVVKNGTGKNADVEFISVGGKTGTSQKLIDGSYSKAQYNSSFIGFFPVEDPQIVCLILFNSPDVGKYGGLVAAPVFKAVASRIVEKDFDQFEKYIDETFKQKLLFTSLEKGMSADDSNQIKIKEVKLPSDKRMPDLVNCTVRDAISALTRMGIKYKINGSGVVINQSIQPGSKIRTNEICVLDCSEITITGASVY, from the coding sequence ATGAATAACACCAGAGCACTAATAATAATATTTGCAGTCTTCATTCTTGTTACTGTTCTTGTAATAAGACTTGCAAATATTCAATTGATTAAGAGCGAGGAATATTCATATTATGCAGTTCAGCAGCAAACAGATGTCGAAAAAATTGAAGCTGAGTTTGGTTTAATCTATGACAGAGAGAATAATCTGCTTGTTTATAACAGAAATGATGTTACATTTTATGCTGACCTGACTATGATTCCAAAATCTAAACGTGAACTGATAGCTGAGAAATTTTCAAAAGCTCTTGATAAACCTGAAAGTTATTTTCTCAACCTTCTTAGAGGCAAAAAGGGAACAATTACATTAGCAAAAAAAGTTTCTTCCGAACAGCTGAAATCATTAGGTGAAATAAAAATTCCAGGTTTGTACTATAAAGATGATCCAACACGGATAAATCATTATGGAAATCTGGCTAGCCATTTACTTGGTTACATTAACAAAGAGCATCAGCCAGTTTCCGGAATTTCCGAATACTTTAAAAAAGATATTGAAGGAATTGATGGTTCACGAAGAATTATAAAAAATGCAATTGGAGAATTAGTCAGCATTGAAGAGAATGAAACCCAACCTGCAATTGCTGGTTCTGATTTGGTTCTTACAATTAACAAGGATTATCAGTCAGTTCTTGAAGAAGAGCTAAGGAAAGGATTAGATAAGTTCAAAGCACATTCGGCAACAGGAATAATAATGAATCCAAATACCGGTGAAATTCTTGCTCTTGCGAATGTTGATGATTATGATCCTAATTATTATTGGCAGTATAATGATTTCCAGAGAAGAAACAGAGCTATTACAGATACTTATGAACCGGGCTCAACTTTCAAACCTTTTAGTCTTGCAGCATTACTTGATAGAAAGTTATGCAGACTCGATGAAAATCTTTATCTGGAGAATGGTACTTATCAGTTTAAAAATGTGAAAATAAGAGATACTCATCCACACAAGTATCTGAATGTTGCAGAAATAATAGAACAATCAAGCAATATTGGAATAGCAAAACTTGTTCAGAGAATTTCAGATGATGACTTTTATAAATATCTAAGAGGGTTTGGTTTTGGAAATCTGACTTCAATTCAGTTGCCTGGTGAAGCTGCAGGTAAACTGAAAAAACCAAATGATTGGTCGAAGGTTTCAAAAGCATATATGTCATTTGGTTATGAAATTTCTGTTACACCATTACAACTGATAACAGCTTTCTCGGCGTTAATTAATGGTGGTATCCTTTATGAACCCCAATTACTTTTGAAAAGAATAAACCACAATGGTGAACTTGAATATGAATTTGAGCCCAAACCGATACGAAGAGTTTTATCTGAACAAACTTCGATAGTGATGAAAAATATTTTAAGAGGAGTTGTAAAAAATGGAACGGGTAAAAATGCTGATGTTGAATTTATTTCAGTTGGTGGTAAAACCGGAACATCTCAAAAATTAATTGATGGTTCTTATTCCAAAGCGCAGTATAATTCATCATTTATCGGGTTCTTTCCAGTTGAAGACCCGCAGATAGTTTGTTTGATTTTGTTCAACTCACCTGATGTTGGAAAATATGGAGGATTGGTTGCTGCTCCTGTTTTCAAAGCAGTTGCTTCCAGAATAGTTGAAAAAGATTTTGACCAATTTGAAAAGTATATTGATGAAACATTCAAGCAGAAACTTCTTTTCACATCTTTAGAAAAAGGAATGTCTGCTGATGATTCTAATCAGATAAAAATTAAAGAAGTTAAACTACCATCCGATAAAAGAATGCCGGATTTGGTAAACTGTACAGTTCGTGATGCAATTAGTGCTTTGACACGAATGGGAATCAAATATAAAATAAATGGAAGCGGTGTAGTTATTAATCAAAGTATTCAACCCGGAAGTAAAATTCGTACCAATGAAATCTGTGTTCTCGACTGTTCTGAAATAACGATAACCGGAGCGAGTGTTTATTAA
- the mraZ gene encoding division/cell wall cluster transcriptional repressor MraZ, producing MFKGQFTYSIDNKGRISIPAKLRKHISPEANDTFVMTRGLSSCIDLYPMDEWLKIEEKLLQLNSFSESEARFLRMISQYASEDKMDSQARILIPQNLLEYAKIENEVLILGALRKIEVWNPKVFENYLNSSPESYEEIAAKVMASR from the coding sequence ATGTTTAAAGGTCAATTTACATATTCCATAGATAACAAAGGCAGAATTAGCATACCTGCTAAGCTTCGTAAACATATCTCTCCCGAAGCTAATGATACCTTTGTAATGACCAGAGGACTTTCCTCATGCATAGATCTTTATCCTATGGATGAATGGTTAAAGATTGAAGAAAAGCTCCTTCAGTTAAACTCATTCAGTGAATCTGAAGCAAGATTCCTTAGAATGATTTCCCAATATGCTTCGGAAGATAAAATGGATTCTCAGGCAAGAATTCTCATCCCCCAGAATTTGTTGGAATATGCTAAAATTGAAAACGAGGTTTTGATTCTTGGTGCTTTAAGAAAAATAGAAGTATGGAATCCAAAAGTTTTTGAAAATTATCTTAATAGTTCACCTGAAAGTTATGAAGAAATAGCAGCTAAAGTTATGGCTTCACGATGA
- a CDS encoding UDP-N-acetylmuramoyl-L-alanyl-D-glutamate--2,6-diaminopimelate ligase, which yields MELTELLNHIKVIQVAGNVQRKDVSGIEHDSRKVKKNSVFVAIKGYKTDGHLFVMDAINKGAVAVVVAEDNNIPDEIFIHADIAKIVVHNTRIALAELSKGFYKDPTSKLKLVGITGTNGKTTTAFIIKNIFEMAGIKTGLIGTIANYIGSEKIDAKLTTPESNELNDFFLQMLNNGCKNAVMEVSSHSLVLNRVYGLNFSGAVFTNITSDHLDFHLTFENYLNSKKILFDILPSNSVAVVNADDDSSKYIVSDSKAKILTYGRNEISDYVISSIRYDLNGTNFTITNSGKSFEVKTKLIGEFNAYNCTAAFAIADSFGIDKEKIISGIETTPFVPGRFEVIGTGIKKAIVDYSHTADSLEKAILALRQIIGNERQLVTVFGCGGDRDKTKRPVMGKVATELSDLVIITSDNPRTENPNQIINDIKQGVVKNNFIVIENRYEAIKYAIKKSKEDAAILIAGKGHETYQEINGVRDHFSDQEIAREFLS from the coding sequence ATGGAATTAACCGAATTATTAAATCATATAAAAGTTATTCAGGTTGCAGGAAATGTGCAGCGCAAAGATGTTTCCGGAATTGAACACGATTCCAGGAAAGTGAAAAAGAATTCTGTATTTGTTGCAATCAAAGGTTATAAAACTGATGGTCACTTGTTTGTGATGGATGCAATAAATAAAGGAGCAGTTGCAGTAGTTGTTGCAGAAGATAATAACATTCCTGACGAGATTTTTATTCATGCTGATATTGCCAAAATCGTTGTCCATAACACCAGAATTGCATTGGCAGAATTGAGTAAAGGATTTTATAAAGATCCTACTTCAAAATTAAAACTTGTTGGAATTACAGGAACAAATGGTAAAACAACAACGGCTTTTATAATAAAAAATATTTTTGAAATGGCTGGAATTAAAACTGGTTTAATCGGAACGATTGCAAATTATATTGGTTCAGAAAAAATTGATGCAAAGCTTACAACTCCCGAGTCTAATGAACTAAATGATTTCTTTCTTCAGATGCTCAACAATGGATGTAAAAATGCGGTTATGGAAGTTTCATCTCATTCGCTTGTTCTGAATAGAGTTTACGGATTGAATTTTTCCGGAGCAGTGTTCACGAATATTACTTCAGATCATTTAGATTTTCATCTGACATTTGAGAATTATCTTAATTCAAAAAAGATTTTGTTCGATATTCTTCCCTCAAATTCTGTTGCTGTTGTAAATGCTGATGATGATTCCTCTAAGTACATTGTATCAGATTCAAAAGCTAAAATATTAACTTATGGAAGAAATGAAATTTCAGATTATGTAATTTCATCAATAAGATATGATTTGAACGGAACGAATTTCACAATTACCAACAGCGGAAAATCTTTTGAAGTAAAGACAAAATTAATTGGAGAATTTAATGCATATAACTGCACTGCAGCGTTCGCCATTGCGGATAGTTTCGGAATTGATAAAGAAAAAATTATCTCAGGCATAGAAACAACACCATTTGTTCCGGGAAGGTTTGAAGTAATCGGAACAGGTATAAAAAAAGCTATCGTAGATTATTCTCATACTGCCGATAGTCTCGAAAAAGCGATTCTCGCATTGCGGCAAATAATCGGAAATGAAAGACAATTGGTAACAGTGTTCGGATGTGGTGGCGACAGAGATAAAACTAAAAGGCCTGTAATGGGTAAGGTTGCAACAGAATTGAGTGATCTTGTTATAATCACTTCAGATAATCCAAGAACTGAAAATCCAAATCAGATTATTAATGATATAAAACAAGGTGTAGTGAAGAATAATTTCATAGTAATCGAAAACAGATATGAAGCTATTAAATACGCTATTAAGAAATCAAAGGAGGACGCAGCAATTTTAATTGCAGGCAAAGGACATGAAACTTATCAGGAAATTAATGGAGTTCGAGATCATTTTTCTGATCAGGAAATAGCAAGAGAGTTTTTAAGCTGA
- the mraY gene encoding phospho-N-acetylmuramoyl-pentapeptide-transferase — protein MLYYLFEYINKVYSPPGFDIFRFLTFRSALAAMTSLFMAFYLGPKIIRVLQRHQIGEAKKADGPKFHWSKAGTPTMGGLIIIFSVIVPVILWADIKSIYIILILIGTLWLSGVGFLDDYLKVIKKYPNGLIARYKLLGQIIIGLIVGVTIYFAPEFKDISTLTTFPFLKNVNFDFSFLYIPAVVFIIAATSNAVNLTDGLDGLAAGLIAIVMIALALLSYFSGNAIFANYLNIIYLPGSGELTVFIAALVGASLGFLWFNTYPAQVFMGDTGSLALGGAFGIIAVLIKKELFIPILGGIFFMETISVIIQRLYFKYTKKKYGEGKRIFKMAPIHHHFEILGWQEPKIVVRFYIIGIILAIISLVSFKIR, from the coding sequence ATGCTTTACTATCTGTTTGAATATATAAATAAGGTTTATTCTCCACCAGGTTTTGATATATTCAGATTCTTAACATTCAGATCTGCTTTGGCTGCGATGACAAGTTTATTTATGGCTTTCTATCTTGGACCAAAGATAATCAGAGTGTTACAGAGGCATCAGATTGGTGAAGCAAAAAAAGCTGATGGACCAAAATTTCACTGGTCAAAAGCCGGCACTCCGACTATGGGTGGACTAATAATAATTTTTTCCGTAATAGTTCCTGTAATTCTTTGGGCAGATATAAAAAGTATTTATATAATTTTAATTCTTATCGGTACATTGTGGTTAAGTGGTGTTGGCTTTCTTGATGATTATCTGAAAGTAATTAAAAAATATCCAAACGGATTAATAGCAAGATATAAACTGCTTGGACAAATAATAATCGGTTTAATTGTAGGCGTAACGATTTACTTTGCACCTGAATTTAAGGATATAAGTACTCTTACAACTTTCCCATTTCTTAAAAATGTAAACTTTGATTTTTCGTTCCTTTATATACCTGCAGTCGTTTTTATTATAGCTGCAACTTCTAACGCTGTAAATCTGACTGACGGACTTGATGGTTTAGCTGCGGGACTTATTGCAATTGTAATGATTGCACTTGCTTTACTTAGCTATTTCAGTGGTAATGCGATCTTTGCAAATTACTTAAACATTATTTATTTGCCCGGTTCGGGTGAGCTTACAGTTTTTATCGCTGCACTTGTAGGTGCGAGTTTGGGATTCTTGTGGTTTAACACTTATCCTGCACAGGTCTTTATGGGTGATACAGGTTCACTCGCTTTAGGCGGTGCATTTGGAATTATTGCTGTGCTGATTAAAAAAGAATTGTTCATTCCTATTCTTGGCGGAATATTTTTTATGGAAACGATATCTGTAATCATTCAAAGATTGTATTTCAAATACACAAAGAAAAAATATGGTGAAGGGAAAAGAATTTTTAAGATGGCTCCGATTCATCATCACTTTGAAATTCTTGGCTGGCAGGAACCGAAAATTGTAGTTCGATTTTATATCATTGGAATCATTCTGGCAATAATCAGCTTAGTTTCATTTAAGATTAGATAA